In Flavobacterium piscisymbiosum, the sequence TAGTTTTGTAAAAAATGAATTCAAACCATCAGACAGTATAAAAAACGCATTAGATTCGTATTACTACTTAACACTTTTACCTAAGAAATTTATTCGTGTAGAAGTTTTAGGAAAAACAAACTCAGCAAGTTATACAGGAACAGAAGTGAACGTAAACTGGAACAACCGAAACCTTTTTCGTGGTGCAGAATTGCTTACCGTATCTGTTTTTGGAGGAGCTGATTTTCAGCTTTCGGGAACCAATAACGGGAAAAACATATACAAACTGGGAACAGAAACTAGTTTGACATGGCCCAGATTTATTGTTCCGTTTTTTCATGTTAAAGGAAATAGCGAATATGTACCAAGAACCAAAGCAACAGTACGATACGAATATCAAAACAGAACGCAACTCTATGCTTTGAATTCGTTTAAAACATCCTTTGGTTATCAATGGAAAGAGAATGTTAGAAAAGAACACCAGTTGAATATTATTGATGTTACCTATGTAAGTCCCAATAATGTAACGGCAGAATATAGGGAAGATATTAAGGAAGATGCATCTTTAGGAAAAGTAATTGAAAAGCAATTAATTTTTGGTCCAACGTATTCATATACGTATACGAACACTATGCAAAAACGTAAAAAGAATACTTTCTATTTTAATGGCGAATTAGATTTAGCAGGAAATATTACGGGTTTGGCTACAGGTGCAAATGTAAGAAAGAACGATACGATAAAAATTTTCGATGTTCCGTTTAGTCAGTTTGTAAAAATAAGAGCTGATTTCAGACATTATTTAAAATTAAGTAAAGAAAGTGAATGGGCGAGTAGGATTATTATTGGGGCTGGACTTCCATACGGAAATTCTGGTGCATTGCCAACATCAAAACAATTTGTAGTAGGAGGAACCAATAGTATTCGTGCCTTCAGAGCCAGATCTCTGGGGCCGGGAAGTTATGTAAATACGGTAACAGACAATTCATATTTGCCAGATCAGTCAGGAGATTTAAAATTGGAATTTAGTACAGAATATAGAGCAAAACTTTTTAGCATCGTTCGCGGAGCTGTATTTGTAGATGCGGGAAATGTTTGGCTGCTAAACGCTGATCCCAATAAACCGGGTGGACAAATTACCAAAGACTTTATGAAAGATATTGCTGTTGGAGCCGGAGCCGGATTGCGTTTTGATTTGTCTTTTCTGGTTCTAAGAACCGATTTAGCTTTTCCATTGCGCAGACCTGATTTACCAGACGGTCAAAGATGGGTTATCGATGATATTAATTTCGGAAGCGGACCGTGGAGAAAAGACAACCTGATTTTAAACATCGCAATTGGATATCCGTTCTAGAGAAAGTTAGCCACGAATTACACGAATTTACGCTAATACTTTGTGTATAATTTATTAATGGCGTGAATTTAAAATTCTTAAAATTGATTATTATGCGCAAACTATGAATTTGTGAAAATTTGTGAAATTTGTGGCGAAAAAAAAACTTTATGACAAAGAAACTTCCTAGTCAAAAACTTTTATCCTCTTAGAAAAAGAAGTAAATTGGTCTAATAAAATAATAGAATGCAAAATTTAATAAAGAGAATAATAGTTTTAGCTGCGCTCGTACTTGTAATAGTTCTGGGTTTCAAATATTGCGAGTTCAAAAAAGACGACGATTCTACTATTGATTATAATACCAATCTTATTCAGCAACAAATCCTTAATGTTGGTAAACTGGTAGTCACCGAAGGACATTTCTCAGAAGTCATCACCTACAAAAACCAACAGAAATATTTGATGGATATGGTTTCTTTTGAAAAGAAAGCCCTTGTTGTCGTAAATGCAAATGTTACCGTTGCCTACGATTTGCATAAAATGAAATACGATATCGACGAAAAAAACAAAACCATCACCATTCTAAATATTCCGAAAGAAGAAATAACCATCAATCCTGATATTCAATTCTATGATGTAGAACAAAGCAAACTGAATCCGTTTACAGGAGAAGATTACAATAAAATCAACAAATCAGTAAAAGCAAATCTGGCCAAGAAAATCGAAAAATCGACACTAAAAACCAACGCTCAAAACAGATTAATCAGCGAATTATCTAAGATTTTAATCCTAACCAATTCAATGGGGTGGAAATTGCAATATGAAGGAAAAACAATAGAATCTGATAAGGATTTTAATGAAGATTTGAAGTTGTGATTTGCCACGAAGGCGCTAAGACACAAAGTTTTTTTTATAGATTATAAAGTGGCTAAATAAAGAATCTCGCAAAGTCGCAAAGTCACAAAGAAAAAAACTTAAAGTTAAAAACTTTGCGTCTTTGCGAGATTAAAAAAAAATTTCGGGCAGTAAATTAAACCGCTTTCTTATCGAAAATCAAATCCAATCCACCAGCAATCAAATGCGCCACTTCAGGACGTTTTACTTTCAATTGATCCAAATAAACCAAGACTTCCTGTAAAAGCTGGTCTTCGTTTGAATCCTTCAAAAGCTCAGCAATTTCAACAGAAAGTAACCAATCACTAGAATGGTTTTTTTGAAGTTTTTCAAAAACAGCTTTCAATTCAGATTTAGAATCTTTGTTTTCTCTAATCATACGAACCGTTTGATATAAAACCTCAAGATCATCACGTTCGTCCGTATGTTTGGCTTTAATAGTAGTTGTTTTTGGAACAGAATTAATCAAATCAAAACTATTCACATCGGCTGGACCGGAAAAAGCAGAAACCACTTTTTTACCAATTGCCATATCATAA encodes:
- a CDS encoding BamA/TamA family outer membrane protein; protein product: MSKRHSNMNIRYVKYFIVLSLFFVFGCSSTKYLPEGDLLYTGGSVTVKDSIIKKKDRKALEKELEDLLRPKPNKQIFGLRPKLWIYNIAGEPKKQKGIRYWLRNKVGEPPVLFSKVDLDYNASVLRNFTENRGYFKTRVSADSTVSNKRVTAEYTVTPKKQYIIKSVIFPDDSLAMSRIIGRSSRRSLLKVGKPYDLDIIKAERERIDARLKEKGYYYFNPDYLLAQVDSSKGDHEVKIRLVIKADAPPKALTAYKINKIVVYPNFTVSKDSVKYTQKDILQYKDFTIIDTANTFKPRVFDRSIYFKKGDVYNRKDHNLTLNRFVNLGTFSFVKNEFKPSDSIKNALDSYYYLTLLPKKFIRVEVLGKTNSASYTGTEVNVNWNNRNLFRGAELLTVSVFGGADFQLSGTNNGKNIYKLGTETSLTWPRFIVPFFHVKGNSEYVPRTKATVRYEYQNRTQLYALNSFKTSFGYQWKENVRKEHQLNIIDVTYVSPNNVTAEYREDIKEDASLGKVIEKQLIFGPTYSYTYTNTMQKRKKNTFYFNGELDLAGNITGLATGANVRKNDTIKIFDVPFSQFVKIRADFRHYLKLSKESEWASRIIIGAGLPYGNSGALPTSKQFVVGGTNSIRAFRARSLGPGSYVNTVTDNSYLPDQSGDLKLEFSTEYRAKLFSIVRGAVFVDAGNVWLLNADPNKPGGQITKDFMKDIAVGAGAGLRFDLSFLVLRTDLAFPLRRPDLPDGQRWVIDDINFGSGPWRKDNLILNIAIGYPF
- a CDS encoding DUF4230 domain-containing protein → MQNLIKRIIVLAALVLVIVLGFKYCEFKKDDDSTIDYNTNLIQQQILNVGKLVVTEGHFSEVITYKNQQKYLMDMVSFEKKALVVVNANVTVAYDLHKMKYDIDEKNKTITILNIPKEEITINPDIQFYDVEQSKLNPFTGEDYNKINKSVKANLAKKIEKSTLKTNAQNRLISELSKILILTNSMGWKLQYEGKTIESDKDFNEDLKL